Proteins found in one Corynebacterium freneyi genomic segment:
- a CDS encoding ISL3 family transposase, which produces MQPTFNLVADTICRTAELGLTITDAADAGEFTVISARPIDSCDKCPGCGHTGRLRDHVVRRLTDLPVVGFPTRLQVRVPRFLCLNQSCAQRIYQGELACAERGRTVTRRVTRWILQRLAIDKMSISATAKALGLGWDLVNDLALDACRHLVYDDPGHLAGVRVLGVDEHVWKHTHRAGEPDSFVTVLVDITPVIDGAGPARLLDMVPGRSAAVLSDWLGQRGQGFRDRVEVVTMDGFAGYATATKQALPRAQAVMDPFHVVHLAADKLTVCRQRLQRMTTGRRGKKNDPLYKNRKTLLTRIDFLTDRQHRRLEQLWATDEDYVALEVTWSVYQQIIAAYQYPKKAEGKKLMQKVISTLRSSTMPKGLEEIKQLGNTLYRRQKDVLAYFDIGASNGPVEAINGRLEHLRGIALGFKNLGHYILRSLIHSGQLHTKINAL; this is translated from the coding sequence ATGCAGCCTACGTTCAACCTCGTCGCCGACACCATTTGCCGCACCGCGGAGCTGGGATTAACGATCACCGATGCCGCGGATGCCGGCGAGTTCACGGTCATCAGTGCTCGTCCCATCGACTCCTGCGACAAGTGCCCGGGCTGCGGACACACAGGCCGGCTGCGTGATCACGTCGTGCGCCGGCTGACCGATCTTCCCGTCGTCGGCTTCCCCACCAGGTTGCAGGTACGCGTGCCGCGGTTCCTGTGCCTGAATCAGTCCTGTGCCCAGCGGATCTACCAGGGCGAACTGGCCTGCGCCGAACGCGGGCGCACCGTCACTCGCCGGGTGACCCGCTGGATTCTGCAACGGTTGGCGATCGACAAAATGAGTATCTCCGCCACCGCCAAAGCCCTGGGCTTGGGCTGGGACCTGGTCAACGACCTCGCCCTGGATGCCTGCCGGCACCTGGTCTATGACGACCCCGGCCACCTTGCCGGGGTACGCGTGCTGGGCGTGGACGAGCACGTGTGGAAGCACACCCACCGGGCCGGTGAGCCGGACTCGTTCGTCACCGTGCTCGTCGACATCACCCCCGTCATCGACGGCGCCGGACCGGCCCGGTTGCTGGACATGGTCCCGGGTCGTAGCGCCGCGGTACTGAGCGATTGGCTCGGCCAGCGTGGGCAGGGCTTTCGCGACCGGGTCGAGGTTGTCACGATGGATGGGTTTGCCGGCTACGCCACCGCCACCAAACAGGCCCTGCCGCGGGCGCAGGCGGTGATGGATCCCTTTCACGTGGTGCACCTGGCCGCCGACAAGTTGACCGTGTGCCGGCAGCGCCTGCAGCGGATGACCACCGGGCGGCGGGGCAAGAAAAACGATCCGTTGTATAAGAACCGGAAAACCCTGTTGACCAGGATTGACTTCCTCACTGATCGACAGCATCGGCGACTCGAGCAACTGTGGGCCACCGACGAAGACTACGTGGCTTTGGAGGTGACGTGGTCGGTGTATCAGCAGATCATCGCCGCCTATCAGTACCCGAAGAAAGCCGAGGGCAAGAAGCTGATGCAGAAGGTGATCAGCACGCTGCGTTCATCGACGATGCCGAAGGGGTTAGAGGAGATTAAGCAGCTGGGAAACACGCTGTACCGGCGCCAGAAGGACGTGCTGGCGTATTTCGATATCGGCGCGTCCAACGGGCCCGTCGAGGCGATCAACGGGCGCCTGGAGCATCTGCGCGGCATCGCTCTGGGGTTCAAGAACCTCGGGCACTACATCTTGCGATCCTTGATCCACTCCGGACAGCTGCACACCAAGATCAACGCACTCTAA
- a CDS encoding ABC transporter ATP-binding protein — MTVQPTPTPAPQMAIRCTDVRLQRGDTVVLDGLDLHVQPGRVHALLGRNGAGKSTTFRLLLGLMQPDSGTIDVLGQPPASGPKNRAALERIGASIDGPAIYTHLSAFDNLLVHARLTGVGRARIEKVLDIVGLASTGRKRARHFSMGMKARLALGIAILTEPDVLILDEPQNGLDPQGIVELRQLLRDYAAAGRTVLVSSHQLGEIAQLADDISVLADGVCRYEGSLADFAAPGRLEEEFLRLTMPSATRQEAA; from the coding sequence ATGACAGTCCAACCCACACCCACCCCGGCACCGCAGATGGCGATCCGCTGCACCGACGTGCGCCTGCAGCGCGGCGACACGGTCGTGCTCGACGGCCTCGACCTCCACGTCCAGCCCGGGCGCGTCCATGCGCTGCTCGGCCGCAACGGAGCCGGCAAGTCCACCACGTTCCGGCTGCTGCTCGGACTCATGCAGCCCGACTCGGGAACGATCGACGTCCTCGGCCAGCCCCCGGCGTCCGGCCCGAAGAACCGGGCCGCACTGGAACGCATCGGCGCGAGCATCGACGGCCCCGCGATCTACACGCACCTGAGCGCGTTCGACAACCTCCTCGTGCACGCCCGGCTCACCGGGGTCGGACGGGCACGGATCGAGAAGGTGCTCGACATCGTCGGACTCGCCAGCACGGGCCGCAAACGCGCCCGCCACTTCTCGATGGGCATGAAAGCCCGGCTCGCACTCGGCATCGCCATCCTCACCGAACCGGACGTGCTGATCCTCGATGAGCCTCAGAACGGTCTGGACCCGCAGGGCATCGTCGAGCTGCGCCAGCTGCTCCGCGACTACGCCGCCGCGGGCCGGACGGTCCTGGTCAGCTCCCATCAGCTCGGCGAGATCGCGCAGCTCGCCGATGACATCTCCGTCCTCGCCGACGGCGTCTGCCGCTACGAAGGATCCCTCGCAGACTTCGCTGCCCCAGGACGGTTGGAGGAGGAGTTCCTCAGGCTGACCATGCCCAGCGCCACACGGCAGGAGGCTGCATGA
- a CDS encoding RNA polymerase sigma factor, producing MLVRIGAADERALAELHARYASVVFGFVLARTPDRGVAEEVSADVWLGCWRSARAFRHDSRVLTWLLGIAKRQVYAHTRRKRLAQVPLDESEYAIPADDSDPADLVASAEEARALLAALSALPADLSEAVRLAWVHELPYEDIAELVGVPRGTIKSRVSRARRLLCEELRRNDD from the coding sequence TTGCTCGTCCGAATCGGCGCCGCCGATGAGCGTGCCCTCGCTGAGCTCCACGCGCGCTATGCGTCGGTGGTGTTCGGCTTCGTCCTGGCACGGACGCCGGACCGCGGGGTCGCGGAGGAGGTCAGTGCTGACGTGTGGCTGGGCTGCTGGCGATCGGCGCGCGCGTTCCGGCACGACAGTCGGGTGCTGACCTGGCTGCTGGGGATCGCGAAGCGGCAGGTCTACGCGCACACCCGGCGTAAGCGTCTGGCACAGGTGCCGCTGGATGAGTCCGAGTACGCGATCCCCGCGGACGACAGTGATCCTGCCGATCTGGTGGCGTCCGCCGAGGAGGCCCGTGCGCTTTTGGCGGCGTTGAGTGCGCTTCCCGCCGATCTGAGCGAGGCCGTTCGGCTGGCCTGGGTGCACGAGCTGCCGTACGAGGACATCGCAGAGCTGGTGGGCGTCCCGCGGGGAACGATAAAGAGCCGGGTGTCTCGCGCCCGGCGCCTGCTGTGCGAGGAGTTGAGGAGGAACGATGACTGA
- a CDS encoding ISL3 family transposase, producing MPDSTSLIADTIIRTVELGLTITGAAIDERHTWITCRPVEQDASCPACGMKGRLRDHRIRELVDLPVVGHPTRLRIRLPRFTCTNTACATKIFQQQLVCAKRKAKLTDRCTRWILQRLAIDRMSVAAISKSLDIGWDLVNQVALEQAWELIYADPTHLAGVRVLGVDEHKWKHRRGDGTPGFVTVIVDLTPNVDGTGPARLLDMVPGRSAEVLRRWLAAREKSFRDRVKVVAMDGFAGYHTATTEQLPKARKVMDPFHVVHLAADKLTMTRQRIQQDTCGHRGRSGDPLYGVRRILLTRMGLLTDRQKAKLDAVFADERHTAVDVTHWTYQDIIAAYEHPDRRVGKRWMYKIMCRIRKDLPAGVQELGQLGRTMWKRRAEILAYFDTGASNGPVEAINGRLEHLRGIALGFRNLNHYILRSLIHSGGFQAKINAL from the coding sequence ATGCCCGATTCTACGTCTCTTATTGCTGACACCATCATCCGGACCGTTGAACTCGGCCTGACCATCACGGGCGCCGCGATCGATGAGCGCCACACGTGGATCACCTGCCGCCCGGTGGAACAGGATGCCTCCTGCCCGGCCTGCGGGATGAAAGGCCGGCTGCGTGATCACCGGATCCGTGAACTCGTGGACCTGCCCGTCGTCGGGCATCCCACCCGGTTACGGATCCGGCTACCCCGTTTCACCTGCACCAACACCGCCTGTGCGACAAAGATCTTTCAACAGCAACTCGTGTGCGCGAAGCGGAAAGCCAAGCTCACCGACCGCTGCACCCGCTGGATCCTCCAGCGCCTGGCGATTGACCGCATGAGCGTTGCCGCGATCTCGAAGTCCCTGGACATCGGCTGGGATCTGGTCAACCAGGTAGCCCTCGAACAGGCCTGGGAGCTGATCTACGCTGATCCCACCCACCTGGCCGGAGTCCGCGTCCTGGGGGTGGACGAGCACAAATGGAAACACCGCCGCGGCGACGGTACTCCCGGTTTCGTCACCGTCATCGTCGACCTGACGCCGAACGTGGACGGCACCGGGCCCGCCCGGCTGTTGGACATGGTGCCGGGCAGATCCGCTGAGGTGCTGCGCCGCTGGCTCGCCGCCCGGGAGAAGTCCTTCCGCGACCGGGTGAAAGTCGTGGCGATGGACGGATTCGCCGGCTACCACACCGCCACCACCGAGCAGCTGCCGAAGGCGAGGAAGGTGATGGACCCGTTCCACGTCGTGCACCTGGCCGCCGACAAGCTGACTATGACCCGGCAGCGGATCCAACAGGACACCTGTGGGCATCGCGGCCGGTCAGGGGATCCCTTGTACGGGGTGCGTCGGATCCTGCTAACCCGGATGGGACTGCTGACCGACAGGCAGAAAGCGAAGCTGGACGCGGTGTTCGCTGATGAGCGGCACACGGCTGTGGATGTCACGCACTGGACGTATCAGGACATCATCGCAGCCTATGAGCATCCTGACCGTCGGGTCGGGAAGAGGTGGATGTACAAAATCATGTGCCGGATCCGGAAAGATCTTCCCGCCGGGGTCCAGGAGCTGGGGCAGTTGGGCCGGACGATGTGGAAACGACGGGCCGAGATCCTCGCGTACTTCGACACCGGCGCTTCCAATGGCCCCGTCGAGGCCATCAACGGACGGTTGGAGCACCTGCGTGGCATCGCACTCGGGTTCAGGAACCTCAACCACTACATCTTGCGGTCACTGATCCACTCCGGAGGGTTCCAGGCCAAGATCAACGCACTCTAA
- a CDS encoding ABC transporter ATP-binding protein: MFISIDHLGKDFRKKPAALDDVTLDLPQGMIGLLGSNGAGKTTLMRILCGIIQPTRGRVLIDGHDLADAGARRAVKKTLGYLPQDVEPYPNLTPLEFLDYVGVLKGIDSATDRKRQARELVAQVGLNDAKDRKVGGFSGGMRRRVGIAQALMGDPELLVVDEPTAGLDPEERMRFRTLLASLGHNRTVILSTHILDDVAQTCPYVFVLREGRLRYDGPTDGLIDAARGRTWLTASRTAPPPEDVTVVNATTTGAGTQYRIVTDTPPADATPVDPNLEDGYMALTIPKEHA; encoded by the coding sequence ATGTTCATCTCCATCGACCACCTGGGCAAGGACTTCCGCAAGAAGCCCGCCGCTCTCGATGACGTCACCCTCGATCTGCCGCAGGGCATGATCGGGCTGCTCGGCTCCAACGGTGCCGGGAAGACCACGCTGATGCGCATCCTGTGCGGGATCATCCAGCCCACGAGGGGCCGGGTGCTCATCGACGGGCACGACCTCGCCGACGCCGGTGCGCGCCGGGCGGTGAAGAAGACGCTGGGCTACCTGCCGCAGGACGTGGAGCCGTACCCGAACCTCACCCCGCTCGAGTTTCTCGACTACGTCGGCGTGCTCAAAGGCATCGACAGCGCGACCGACCGCAAGCGGCAGGCCCGCGAGCTGGTCGCCCAGGTCGGCCTGAACGACGCTAAAGATCGCAAGGTCGGCGGGTTCTCCGGCGGCATGCGTCGGCGGGTCGGCATCGCGCAAGCACTCATGGGTGACCCGGAACTGCTCGTCGTCGATGAGCCCACGGCGGGATTGGACCCTGAGGAGCGGATGCGGTTCCGCACCCTGCTGGCGAGCCTCGGGCACAACCGCACGGTGATCTTGTCCACGCACATCCTCGATGACGTGGCGCAGACCTGCCCCTACGTGTTCGTCCTCCGGGAGGGACGCCTGCGCTACGACGGACCCACTGACGGGCTGATCGACGCTGCCCGAGGCCGCACCTGGCTCACCGCCTCCCGCACCGCGCCTCCACCGGAGGACGTCACCGTCGTCAACGCCACCACGACCGGTGCCGGCACGCAGTACCGGATCGTCACCGACACCCCGCCTGCGGACGCGACGCCGGTCGACCCGAACCTTGAAGACGGCTACATGGCCCTCACGATCCCGAAGGAGCACGCATGA
- a CDS encoding helix-turn-helix transcriptional regulator translates to MDLIALYVRVSPVRLTRLQRARSRPTSSHERAHGPLRREAILVRDLLHRQIVRPWTLAELADFVSLSPKQLTRVFTSAFGKTPTAYLTMLRVQEMACLLRDTNITVAAAGQRVGWRSRSRATEAFIAHTRIAPSRYRDMQPVATGVP, encoded by the coding sequence GTGGACCTCATCGCCCTGTATGTCCGCGTCTCTCCGGTGCGGCTGACCAGGCTGCAACGCGCACGCTCCCGCCCGACCTCCTCCCATGAGCGAGCGCATGGTCCGCTGCGTCGCGAAGCGATACTCGTCCGCGACCTACTGCACCGTCAGATCGTCCGCCCATGGACGCTGGCAGAGCTGGCCGACTTCGTGAGTCTCTCCCCGAAACAACTCACGAGGGTGTTCACCTCCGCATTCGGTAAGACCCCGACCGCCTATCTGACGATGCTGCGCGTCCAGGAGATGGCGTGCCTGCTCCGTGACACCAACATCACCGTCGCCGCTGCCGGGCAGCGGGTCGGGTGGCGCAGCCGATCACGCGCGACCGAGGCGTTCATCGCGCACACTAGGATCGCACCGAGTCGGTACCGCGACATGCAGCCCGTTGCCACCGGCGTTCCATGA
- a CDS encoding DUF3644 domain-containing protein encodes MGPDPHTWYLIPATHPRSGRAVELYNRPTLKYHAEACSIFLCNAWELMLKAYLIDERGIDSIYYSDNPDRTIALEDCLKKIYTNEKSPLRVNMRELIRFRNTNTHFITDEYELFYGPFLQASVTNYADQLEDLHGDSVSEIMPENHLALAIRRGSIEPDVIRAKYDVATAQELLKRKGHLSNAAGPEGNQQVAAVFETSLRLVKKEGDADLNVFVARDADAGVAIVKDVKDAMSYYPYTPGVIVEKVNKRPRREGIKISRGGEVRLRFNMYDFTLFTAGHHMKGDARFSYDRSAEHEKNASYVYNPHTVDFIVGRLSEDPGGYLDKLKNKAPKK; translated from the coding sequence GTGGGTCCCGATCCTCATACTTGGTACCTCATCCCGGCTACGCACCCCAGATCCGGAAGAGCCGTTGAACTCTACAACAGGCCTACGCTTAAGTATCATGCGGAAGCGTGTTCAATTTTCCTTTGTAATGCATGGGAGCTCATGTTGAAGGCGTATCTCATTGATGAGCGAGGCATTGATTCGATCTATTACTCGGACAATCCTGACCGCACTATTGCTCTTGAGGACTGCCTAAAGAAGATATATACCAATGAAAAGTCGCCACTCAGGGTTAATATGCGGGAGTTGATTCGATTCCGAAATACCAATACGCATTTCATAACAGACGAGTATGAGCTATTCTATGGGCCGTTTTTGCAGGCTTCTGTGACCAATTATGCCGACCAGTTGGAGGATCTGCATGGCGACTCGGTTAGTGAGATCATGCCAGAGAATCATTTGGCTCTGGCTATACGCCGGGGCAGTATTGAGCCGGATGTGATTAGGGCGAAGTATGATGTAGCTACTGCTCAGGAGTTGCTGAAGCGAAAGGGGCACCTTTCCAACGCCGCTGGCCCTGAGGGAAATCAGCAGGTTGCCGCGGTCTTTGAGACTAGCCTGCGTCTTGTCAAGAAGGAGGGGGATGCTGATCTGAATGTTTTTGTCGCTCGTGATGCTGATGCGGGGGTGGCGATAGTCAAAGATGTCAAGGATGCAATGAGCTATTATCCGTATACTCCGGGTGTCATTGTGGAGAAAGTTAACAAGCGCCCCAGGAGGGAGGGCATCAAGATTTCCCGTGGAGGGGAGGTTCGTTTGCGCTTCAATATGTATGACTTCACCCTTTTTACGGCGGGGCATCATATGAAGGGAGATGCACGATTTAGCTATGATAGGAGTGCGGAGCATGAGAAGAATGCATCTTATGTGTACAATCCGCACACTGTCGACTTTATCGTCGGTCGCCTGTCTGAAGATCCAGGCGGCTACTTGGATAAGCTGAAAAATAAAGCGCCTAAGAAATAG
- a CDS encoding AAA family ATPase, whose translation MRIAICNVKGGTGKTTSAIMLAAAADAAGHTARVLDADPQGSASDWAAIAEDASDPLPFDVVPVNARSLARRSSAPEVDWEIVDCPPGMPAVINAAIDTADAVIIPTCPSGIEVARMWETLDLVGHRPAAVLLTSAQLGTRTLRDTQEALADQEVSVFSNVIPQRQQIKMSWGRRPAWPWHGYDGVLTEIEKELR comes from the coding sequence ATGCGCATCGCCATCTGCAACGTCAAGGGCGGCACAGGCAAGACGACCTCCGCCATCATGCTCGCCGCCGCCGCAGATGCCGCCGGCCACACCGCCCGCGTCCTCGATGCCGACCCGCAAGGCTCCGCATCCGACTGGGCCGCAATCGCCGAGGACGCAAGCGACCCACTGCCCTTCGACGTCGTGCCGGTCAACGCTCGCTCACTGGCCCGCAGATCGTCCGCTCCGGAAGTCGACTGGGAGATCGTCGATTGCCCACCCGGAATGCCCGCGGTGATCAACGCAGCCATTGACACCGCCGACGCCGTCATCATTCCCACCTGTCCCTCAGGAATCGAAGTCGCGCGCATGTGGGAAACCCTCGACCTCGTCGGCCACCGGCCCGCCGCAGTGCTGCTGACGTCCGCACAGCTCGGCACCCGCACTCTCCGCGACACCCAAGAAGCGCTAGCCGACCAAGAAGTCTCGGTCTTCAGCAACGTGATCCCGCAACGACAGCAGATCAAGATGAGCTGGGGCCGGCGACCGGCATGGCCGTGGCACGGCTACGACGGCGTTCTCACTGAAATCGAAAAGGAGCTCCGATGA
- a CDS encoding inositol monophosphatase family protein — MSAFSDDLALAHQLADLADAVTMPRFGAADLDVESKPDLTPVSDADLACERELRALLSEERPDDEVLGEEFGGDATFEGRQWVIDPIDGTKNFVRGVPVWATLIALLVDGVPVVGVVSAPALGRRWWAAKDGGAWTSVAVGSPATSEARAESPGAPAPKRITVSRVGDVADCSVAISSLTGWRDRGLRDQLISLTDDAWRLRGYGDFFSYCLVAEGAVDVAAEPEVSLWDLAPLAVLVAEAGGRFTSLAGEDGPHGGDAVATNGLLHDAVLGYLR; from the coding sequence ATGAGCGCCTTCTCCGACGACCTCGCCCTCGCCCACCAGCTCGCCGACCTCGCCGACGCGGTGACCATGCCCCGCTTCGGCGCGGCCGACCTCGACGTCGAGTCCAAGCCGGATCTCACGCCCGTGTCCGACGCCGACCTCGCCTGCGAGCGGGAACTGCGGGCGCTGCTGTCCGAGGAACGCCCCGACGACGAGGTGCTCGGCGAGGAGTTCGGCGGCGACGCGACCTTCGAGGGCCGCCAGTGGGTCATCGACCCCATCGACGGGACGAAGAACTTCGTGCGCGGCGTGCCCGTGTGGGCGACGCTGATCGCGCTGCTGGTCGATGGCGTGCCGGTGGTCGGCGTGGTGTCCGCCCCGGCGCTGGGGCGTCGCTGGTGGGCGGCGAAGGACGGGGGCGCGTGGACGTCGGTGGCGGTGGGTTCACCCGCGACGTCGGAGGCCCGCGCCGAATCGCCGGGTGCGCCGGCCCCGAAGCGGATCACCGTGTCCCGCGTCGGCGACGTCGCCGACTGTTCGGTGGCCATTTCCTCCCTGACGGGTTGGCGGGACCGTGGGCTGCGCGACCAGTTGATTTCGCTTACCGACGACGCCTGGCGCCTGCGCGGTTACGGCGACTTCTTCTCCTACTGCCTCGTCGCCGAAGGGGCGGTGGACGTCGCCGCGGAGCCGGAGGTGTCGTTGTGGGACCTGGCGCCGTTGGCGGTGCTGGTGGCCGAGGCCGGCGGGCGTTTCACTTCGCTGGCCGGCGAGGACGGGCCGCACGGCGGTGACGCCGTCGCCACCAACGGTCTGCTCCACGACGCCGTGCTCGGCTACCTGAGGTAG
- a CDS encoding ArdC-like ssDNA-binding domain-containing protein encodes MATKEERRQIAEKNLAELHENIAAAVETMQTPEGWKAWLDITSSFPQYSLNNQLALLKQSVDRGINPRAFASFRRWKEAGYPVQKGQQSFRVLGPVLKKRPHDKESGKPLTDGEADNRDSSTIVWKRVPVAFKAVPVFEISQTEAAELTQIPEELVPEKLTGLAPDGLIDRLTDYAASHGTPVEYQPLAELGGANGYFRADHDGSNRKIVVGTDLDEAARAKTLIHEIAHMRLHVGNQGMSRSTQEIEAESTAYVVAAQFGLDTSQYTFRYVGGWSGYDADAIRETAQRVIDISGEITDAVRVIEETSTNDAAKERAIDLTSRTEAIAERATETADSLEAARAGISLADSAEYPAAAVRQSAYSAAAHHGLGVASKVLHDGTLSFTRDDAANLTVEINEDAGGVRLSWTSYDWEPHGMEYQREWEQSLSSTDALDSIRATVRSWAAESNPIETRGMEDIDELAAATSNTPATATEDPVFTTEDVADDETLDDEGAIHRGSFILRRTAHPSGRIEVTDSSGNVHNTAMIADLTKIRQLVDVWQIDRNLIDQDHLLLSAPDLQLEQMTFSKDYSEQAQIARRIYDNRTNRPGVIHSAGTSKPTVPGPADVGLAPVELAEYARDYRLFRIWGAQPG; translated from the coding sequence GTGGCCACGAAGGAAGAGCGACGTCAAATCGCCGAGAAGAACCTGGCCGAACTGCACGAGAACATCGCCGCTGCCGTCGAAACGATGCAGACACCGGAGGGCTGGAAGGCATGGCTGGACATCACGTCCAGCTTTCCGCAATACAGCCTCAACAATCAGCTCGCACTGCTCAAACAGTCGGTAGACCGTGGAATCAATCCTCGGGCATTCGCCAGCTTCCGCCGGTGGAAGGAGGCCGGTTACCCCGTCCAAAAGGGGCAGCAGTCGTTTCGGGTCCTCGGCCCCGTACTGAAGAAGAGACCTCATGATAAGGAATCCGGCAAGCCCCTCACCGACGGTGAAGCCGACAACCGTGATTCCTCGACAATCGTGTGGAAGCGCGTTCCCGTCGCATTCAAAGCCGTGCCTGTGTTCGAGATCAGCCAGACCGAAGCGGCCGAGCTGACGCAGATTCCGGAAGAACTGGTGCCCGAGAAGCTCACCGGGCTGGCCCCAGACGGTCTCATTGATCGGCTGACGGACTATGCCGCTTCCCACGGCACGCCCGTGGAGTACCAGCCACTCGCCGAACTTGGAGGTGCCAACGGCTACTTCCGTGCCGACCATGACGGATCCAACCGAAAGATCGTTGTTGGGACTGACCTGGATGAAGCCGCCCGTGCCAAGACCCTTATCCATGAGATCGCACACATGCGTCTTCATGTTGGCAACCAGGGCATGTCCCGGTCGACGCAGGAGATCGAAGCAGAGTCCACCGCCTACGTTGTCGCAGCCCAGTTCGGCCTCGACACCAGCCAATACACCTTCCGCTACGTAGGCGGCTGGTCGGGCTATGACGCCGACGCGATCAGGGAAACCGCCCAGCGAGTCATCGACATCTCCGGCGAAATCACCGACGCAGTGCGCGTAATTGAGGAGACCAGCACCAATGATGCCGCCAAAGAACGCGCCATCGACCTCACCTCCCGCACCGAGGCCATCGCCGAGCGGGCAACCGAGACAGCGGATTCGCTGGAGGCTGCACGGGCCGGCATCAGCCTCGCGGACAGCGCTGAGTACCCTGCCGCAGCCGTGCGGCAGTCCGCATACAGCGCGGCCGCGCACCATGGTCTCGGAGTCGCATCAAAAGTCCTTCACGACGGCACGCTGAGCTTCACCCGCGACGACGCCGCCAATCTGACAGTGGAGATCAACGAGGACGCTGGAGGTGTTCGGCTCAGTTGGACGAGCTACGACTGGGAACCGCACGGAATGGAGTATCAGCGCGAGTGGGAGCAGTCCTTGTCATCCACCGACGCGCTCGACTCGATCAGAGCTACGGTGCGATCGTGGGCAGCTGAGTCCAACCCCATCGAGACGCGTGGGATGGAGGACATCGACGAGCTCGCGGCCGCGACGTCGAATACACCGGCAACCGCGACCGAAGACCCCGTCTTCACGACCGAAGATGTCGCTGACGACGAGACACTGGACGATGAAGGGGCGATCCACAGGGGAAGCTTCATTCTCCGACGGACGGCACATCCCAGCGGGCGTATAGAGGTAACCGACTCATCCGGCAATGTGCACAACACGGCGATGATTGCCGACCTCACCAAGATCCGCCAACTCGTCGACGTCTGGCAAATCGATCGAAATCTCATCGACCAAGATCACCTTTTGCTTAGCGCACCCGACCTTCAGTTGGAGCAGATGACGTTCTCCAAGGACTACTCAGAGCAAGCTCAAATTGCGCGACGCATTTACGACAATCGGACTAACCGGCCAGGAGTGATCCACAGTGCCGGCACGTCAAAGCCGACTGTCCCCGGCCCTGCCGACGTCGGACTGGCTCCCGTTGAACTCGCCGAATACGCGCGGGATTACCGGCTCTTCCGGATCTGGGGTGCGCAGCCGGGATGA